A part of Arachis hypogaea cultivar Tifrunner chromosome 12, arahy.Tifrunner.gnm2.J5K5, whole genome shotgun sequence genomic DNA contains:
- the LOC112730498 gene encoding protein FAR1-RELATED SEQUENCE 5-like, translating to MDVDSEPLNSEENVEDCLMTGVEENVNCTCDCGGSSSKCVVVTADDIINQTFETSDAAYHLYVRYARCVGFGVRKGDIARGKDGTQRRRRFFCNKEGKRADKYISNLNRKREHKALTRTGCEAMLAVYFDTKTSAWRVKKLVEKHNHDLVPQCLVHLIPNHRGMNEAQKTQANTMHNNGLSSSKIMGLMVGQAGGYANVGFTKKDLDNHIERTRRAKLIGGDSNATISYLLGKADVDPMAMARYSATDESRLANLFWADGICRADYQCFGDVLAFDTTYRKNKYRRPLVIFSGCNHHRQTCIFGFALIENEQTATYTWLLQNFLDVMLNKSPSVVVTDGDEAMKAAIQEIFPNATHRLCGWHI from the coding sequence ATGGATGTTGATTCGGAACCACTCAATTCAGAAGAGAACGTTGAAGATTGCTTGATGACCGGTGTGGAAGAGAATGTAAATTGCACTTGTGATTGCGGTGGCAGCAGTAGCAAGTGTGTTGTTGTGACGGCCGATGATATTATAAATCAGACATTTGAAACATCGGATGCAGCTTATCACTTGTATGTGCGTTATGCAAGGTGTGTCGGGTTCGGAGTTCGCAAGGGTGATATAGCGCGTGGAAAAGATGGAACACAACGCAGAAGGCGATTTTTTTGCAACAAGGAAGGAAAGAGAGCCGATAAATACATCTCTAATTTGAACAGGAAGAGGGAGCATAAAGCGCTGACTCGTACGGGTTGTGAAGCCATGCTTGCGGTGTACTTTGACACCAAAACTTCAGCTTGGAGAGTTAAAAAATTAGTTGAGAAGCACAACCACGATCTTGTCCCCCAATGCTTGGTACACCTAATTCCAAACCACCGTGGGATGAACGAGGCTCAAAAAACTCAGGCAAACACCATGCACAATAATGGTCTTTCAAGCTCTAAGATAATGGGACTAATGGTAGGCCAAGCCGGGGGTTATGCTAATGTCGGGTTCACAAAGAAGGATCTGGATAACCACATTGAAAGAACTCGTCGTGCAAAGCTCATTGGTGGGGATTCTAATGCAACAATTAGCTATCTACTTGGAAAAGCCGATGTTGACCCCATGGCCATGGCAAGGTACAGTGCTACTGATGAAAGTCGGCTGGCGAATCTATTTTGGGCAGATGGCATTTGTAGGGCGGATTATCAGTGCTTTGGAGATGTGCTTGCATTTGATACAACCTATCGGAAAAATAAGTACAGAAGACCGTTGGTTATCTTCTCGGGTTGTAACCATCACCGTCAAACATGCATATTTGGCTTTGCCTTGATAGAGAACGAACAAACGGCAACATATACGTGGTTGTTGCAAAACTTTCTAGATGTCATGCTGAACAAGTCTCCTAGTGTTGTGGTCACAGATGGTGATGAGGCAATGAAGGCAGCAATTCAAGAAATCTTCCCAAATGCAACTCACCGATTATGTGGTTGGCACATTTAG
- the LOC112729395 gene encoding uncharacterized protein — protein MLLPYYLVMRVLFYGILRLGKGVVEALSAMIREAVVDGITTVLPKFVETVGSSSKIESYGVKLSDTAPAVTPPSDSLKRFLDANPAMYLGDEPVTKKRTPRRKGKKPVSEVKKELHFGEKLLPGRSWLYYNNYNPNMDGDDMPHCLDLLFRPTKEMKFFEYELAIAAYIFGNNLDPKEVLIPDDHCMGTRETLLTIMPGKAIIGDVLTLVCSMMTKGPFGPNKFKLDNKWFLPPTFSQIVLSSKQKCSGTMKYIKDNFMGDLGSLHEVC, from the exons ATGTTGTTACCTTATTATTTAGTAATGCGTGTCTTATTTTATGGCATCTTGAGGCTTGGAAAGGGTGTTGTCGAGGCACTGTCAGCGATGATACGCGAAGCTGTTGTGGATGGGATAACAACGGTTCTGCCAAAGTTTGTGGAAACGGTTGGTTCCTCATCAAAAATTGAGAGTTACGGTGTCAAGCTTTCGGATACTGCTCCAGCTGTTACACCACCGTCAGACAGTTTGAAACGCTTCCTTGACGCTAACCCCGCAATGTATTTGGGTGACGAGCCAGTAACGAAAAAAAGGACACCGAGGCGCAAAGGAAAAAAGCCGGTCTCCGAAGTtaag AAAGAATTACATTTTGGAGAGAAGCTTCTTCCAGGCCGTTCATggctttattacaataattacaaTCCAAATATGGATGGAGATGACATGCCACAT TGTTTGGACCTTTTATTTCGACCAACTAAAGAgatgaaattttttgaatatgaGCTGGCCATTGCTGCTTACATTTTTGGAAACAATTTGGATCCAAA GGAAGTGCTTATTCCAGACGATCATTGTATGGGCACACGTGAGACTCTTCTGACTATTATGCCCGGCAAGGCAATAATTGGTGAT GTCCTTACCTTAGTTTGTTCGATGATGACCAAAGGGCCATTTGggccaaataaattcaaattaGACAACAAATGGTTTTTGCCACCGACATTCTCT CAAATTGTTTTAAGTTCGAAACAGAAATGTTCCGGCACAATGAAATACATCAAGGATAACTTTATGGGAGACCTCGGCAGTTTACACGAGGTTTGTTAA
- the LOC112730496 gene encoding protein FAR1-RELATED SEQUENCE 5-like, whose product MSNGDKAQVDSMKQFGIPISKIMAYMAGQSGGYGMLQFTKRDLYNYVHGQRLAQISDGDAAATVSYLEGKANADMTTVARYTQTADNQLGCLFWVDGEMMSDYQLFGDVLAFDSTYRSNKYKKLLVVFSESNHHKQTTIFGFALLEDKEVRSYRWLLLNLVDVMGEKTSCVVVTDGDKAMRAAIAEVFPAARHRLFGWHFEKNCVQRVKDTEFRKVFKKAIYANFKVDDFEEYWKTAVESLGLQNNSWVQSTYEVKESWATAYLRGTFCAGYRTTARFEGINAYIKGFLKSTDSILELVHSLDRVVKDYRNNEVTAQFYSTYYSPALTT is encoded by the coding sequence ATGAGTAATGGTGACAAAGCACAAGTTGATAGCATGAAACAGTTTGGGATACCAATCTCAAAGATAATGGCTTACATGGCTGGTCAATCTGGAGGGTATGGAATGCTGCAATTTACAAAGCGTGATTTGTATAATTACGTACACGGCCAAAGGTTGGCCCAAATCAGTGATGGCGATGCTGCAGCAACAGTCAGTTACTTGGAGGGAAAGGCGAACGCCGATATGACGACTGTCGCACGTTACACGCAAACTGCCGATAATCAGCTGGGGTGCCTTTTCTGGGTCGACGGTGAGATGATGTCGGACTATCAGTTATTTGGAGATGTTCTGGCTTTTGATTCGACGTATCGGTCTAATAAGTACAAGAAACTGCTTGTAGTGTTCTCCGAGTCAAATCACCACAAACAGACAACCATTTTTGGATTTGCACTCCTGGAGGATAAAGAAGTTCGTAGTTACCGGTGGCTACTGTTAAATCTTGTAGACGTAATGGGAGAGAAGACGTCGTGTGTTGTTGTCACGGATGGGGACAAAGCGATGCGCGCAGCCATCGCGGAGGTGTTCCCGGCAGCTAGGCACCGGCTGTTTGGGTGGCACTTCGAGAAAAACTGTGTTCAGAGGGTTAAGGATACCGAATTTCGGAAGGTCTTTAAGAAGGCTATCTATGCGAACTTCAAGGTAGATGACTTCGAGGAATATTGGAAGACGGCGGTGGAGTCACTTGGCCTACAAAATAATAGTTGGGTTCAAAGCACATACGAGGTCAAAGAAAGTTGGGCAACAGCATATCTCCGGGGCACGTTCTGTGCGGGATACAGGACAACCGCAAGGTTTGAGGGGATTAATGCATACATAAAGGGGTTCCTAAAATCCACTGATAGCATTTTGGAGCTGGTGCACAGCTTAGATCGCGTTGTAAAGGATTATCGAAACAACGAAGTCACGGCACAGTTCTATTCTACGTACTATAGCCCCGCGTTAACAACCTGA
- the LOC112730497 gene encoding protein FAR1-RELATED SEQUENCE 9-like: MIKKYGLEENEWVLNEYQKRKSWASAYLRDKFCAGFRTTSRCEGINNFIKRFIGIRQSLLELVQNLEHALRDYRHNELVSQFKTVYGEPVLTTRLAALELCAANFYTREMFGKVKTEIEGVVALDVINEENISTTVVLKVKEYDRGQHIYTVLYERNTENMECECSRWSSEGIPCCHMFCAMKRVGLQKLPESLLLRRWSKDAKKYMDESSAGSTVQDAEREFLMRYGALSVAATWMVFLGAQDGPSFHDTMNEVSRLTKTLEQKSCLKRGRRDSPMPNFVGDPSVVKTKGAPKGKKRERKTEVH, translated from the coding sequence atgataaaaaaatatgggTTGGAGGAAAATGAATGGGTACTAAATGAGTATCAAAAGAGGAAAAGCTGGGCAAGCGCCTACTTGCGAGATAAATTCTGTGCTGGATTTAGAACAACATCAAGGTGTGAAGGGATAAACAACTTCAtcaagaggtttattggcattCGTCAAAGTCTTTTAGAGCTAGTCCAGAATCTTGAACATGCTCTTAGGGATTATAGACACAACGAATTAGTTTCTCAATTTAAGACGGTGTACGGAGAGCCTGTGTTAACAACTCGCTTAGCTGCATTGGAGCTTTGTGCTGCAAATTTTTACACACGGGAGATGTTTGGCAAAGTAAAAACAGAGATCGAAGGAGTGGTTGCATTAGATGTTATAAATGAGGAAAATATATCAACTACTGTTGTTTTAAAAGTTAAGGAGTATGACAGAGGGCAACATATATACACCGTACTTTATGAGCGCAACACCGAGAATATGGAGTGTGAATGTAGTAGGTGGAGTAGTGAAGGCATTCCCTGTTGCCACATGTTTTGTGCCATGAAAAGGGTAGGTTTACAGAAGTTGCCAGAAAGTCTTCTTTTGAGAAGATGGTCCAAGGATGCCAAAAAGTATATGGACGAAAGTTCAGCTGGAAGCACTGTGCAAGATGCAGAAAGAGAATTTTTAATGCGCTATGGCGCATTGTCAGTGGCAGCTACGTGGATGGTATTCTTAGGAGCTCAAGATGGTCCTTCTTTCCATGACACTATGAATGAAGTCTCTCGTTTGACCAAAACACTAGAGCAAAAGTCGTGCttgaaaagaggaagaagagattcTCCCATGCCGAACTTTGTTGGTGACCCTTCAGTTGTCAAGACAAAAGGTGCACcaaagggaaaaaaaagagagaggaaaACGGAGGTGCACTAA
- the LOC112729396 gene encoding pre-mRNA-processing-splicing factor 8A-like, with translation MLLSDRFLGFYMTPDNGPWNYNFMGVRHASGMKYGVKLGTPKEYYHEDHRPTHFLEFSNMEEGETIAEGDREDTFS, from the exons ATGCTCCTTAGTGACCGCTTTCTTGGTTTCTACATG ACTCCTGATAATGGTCCATGGAATTACAACTTCATGGGGGTCAGACATGCATCCGGGATGAAGTATGGAGTGAAGCTTGGGACACCTAAGGAGTATTATCACGAGGACCACAGACCAACCCATTTCTTAGAGTTCAGTAATATGGAGGAAGGGGAGACAATTGCCGAGGGAGATCGAGAGGACACATTCTCTTAG